GAAccaggaagaaatagaggaagTGATGAATGAACATTTGACAATCATGAGTAGAGCCCGGGTTCTGATTGATTATATCATTCGGAAGGGCTCTAGGGCATGCAAGTCTTTTATCTCACACATCTGGCGTAGAGACCCCTATCTTGCAGAAAAACTGCAACTAATTCACCTAAGTAAGAATGGGTGTTAAGCAAAATAATTCTAAGTAGTTCTGTGCTCAAGAATCAGTTCTATAGTTTGCTCATTCAATATTGGCAGCTAACAGAAAATTAGAGTTAGTAACTCAGTATTCATTTAGTCTTAGCTCCCCAGTGCCAGATTTAAAGGCTCTGTTTTATTCTGCCCTTGTTTCTTCATCTCactgtctttgtctttttctcctgaGACACTGATTCCTGTTAACCTATCATGAGCTTGAAGGCTCTTTTTTACTTAAAGGTGGGGTGCAACTATATGAGAGAAATCAGTTTGGGGTTTTGCCATCTCTAGAATTCTGAAAACTGGGCTTATTTTGGGATCTGTTAGGAAGAAAAGGACACAGGTACACACACATTTCTCACACCGCTCTAGAATGCTTTTTAGGACAAATTACAGTGATATAAGCAGTGTTGGCAGAGCAATGGAAATGAAGACTGAATGGATGGCAAGGAAATAAGGGGATGAACAGAATGATTagggcaatcaatcaataatcaatattaaatacttactatgtaccaggcactgtgaatAGCTGTAGAATGTCTTTCTGCATCATTCAGGCCAGTTGTGATCAAAGTAAAATTGCAGTGGGAGGAAAACAggacttttttctttgattcagtGCTGAATGAAGTGAGACAATAGATATTTGGCTGATCTAAACTCATCTTTGTAAAGGACATATTACCAGTCAGTGAGCAGCAGGAATCCCAGGCATTTGAGAAACCTTTTATTGGTCAATCACTTACTAGAAGAGGGTAACATAAGAGGATTCTATTTCCCAAATTTCTTAGTTTTTAAGTGTAATTTTCTTTTCCatgtatttataaaataatactaTTTTGAAAACAGAACAAGCAAGGAGACACCTATTTTCCTTAGGTACCACCAAGAGCTTTAATGTGTTAGGGCTTTAGGATCAAAGAATTGTGTATCCTCTATGAAGCATCTTCAGACAGCTTACTGTGATGTTCTTTTATTGTCCTGCAGAGTGAAGATGCAAAATTTGAAGGGACGTCCAGGCAGCGTAATTCTTCTCAACTCATTTCTGGAATGGAGTTGGCTGCTTCACAATCATAACAAAGGGTAGAATATGTATGCCTAGCCTAACATAATATATGTCCTATATATATTccatataaaataaagatatctTTTCTTATGCtatctgttttgtttatttattatctacctactgtatgcaaggcacttTGTTGAACTAGAGGCAAAATGTCAAATAATTTCTGCCTTCAATAAAGTCAAATTCtagtagaaaaaatgaaaaataagaaggttttaaaaatgaggagaggGGGAGTAGTATCAACCAATGAGAATCAAAAAAGGCCTCCTATAAGAAATGGGACCCAAgcagggatttgaaggaagccaggtatcCAAAGAGGGGAATATGAGAGAAAATGCATTCCAGGATTGAAAAACTGCCTGTACAGAAGCATGGGAAGGAAATGTGCACTTTCAGGTTTCCAAGAAAGCTAGTTGTTAATTTCCCCAAGCATTTTCAAATGGATCTAGCTTCCATTATCCGAGAGACTCATCTTTTCCCTAGCAAATTGAAAAGAATAGGAACCCATGTAAGATAATTgtagaatgaataaaatatttatacatccaaatcaatcaacaaatatttaataagcacttatttttttccagggactatgctaagtactggggacataAAAAGCAgcaaaagtccttgccctcaaagagctttcaaattaattgggggaagggaacagcacacaaacaaatatataaaaaaacaagctatatacaggatataaaggaagtaattaacagaaagaaggcactagaattaagaaaaaaaatgggaaatatttcCTGTAAAAATTAGATTTCTTTTGGGATTTAATGGAAGCTGTAAAAGACAATTGGTGAAACTGAAATAGGAGAATACTCTAGGGAtaagaacagccagagaaaatgcccagagccaagagatggagtgttttattCATGGAACAACTAGTagtccagtgtcactgaatcaaaaaaTATGTAGTAGGGAATAagatgtaaaaaaacaaacaaactggaaaggtagaaggggagtaaattatgaaaggctttgaatgccaaacaagagtattctatatttgatcctgcaagTGACAGGGGTCGATTcttgaagagaaactgaggctgatttcTTTGTGCAactgtctcatttaaatccacTTCATAGGCAAGTCAAGATTTCACCCTGTTGTTAATGttattagtcctctttgaaaagaaagatgaacaaaaattaaGTAGAGGGTGTCAGTGATATATAGGACCCATGGTTTAGGAAAAATgcctttgttgaatgaatggaggaTAGGTTGGATtgtggagagacttgagataTTCAGACCTCCTGgaaggctatttcaatagcctaGATGTCAGCAGACACAGCCTTATTAGAGTAGTGGCAGAGACAGTGGAGTAAAGGGAGTATATTTGGGAGATAGTATGTTGAATTTGCAGTCcttgaaaacattttgaaagtggcatatgagagatagtgaagagtacAGGATAATTcttaggttgggagcctgagggactggaaggatggtgttgcccttaaAAGTAATACAAAAGATATCTGGGGATAGTTTAGGGAGAAGTATCATGATTTTGGTTTTGGATATCTTGAGTTCAAAATTTCTCACTATACATCCATTTGCAGATGTCTGAAAGATAGTTGGATATGTGAGATTGGTGGTCAGTAGATAAGTTGGGGAAGGATAAGTAGATGTGAAAATCTtaagtatagagatgataattaaatgcaTAATTGCTGACTAGATTGCTCTGCAAAGTActatagaggaagaaatgaagattgCCCAGAACAAAAGTGACAGGGACACAGATGATTAGAGGTGATGATGagaagaagatccagcaaaggagacagaagagggaTCATATAAGTTTgaggagatccaggagagagtggtgtcctgaaaaccagGAATAGTCATAGTGTAAAAGGCTACAGAGCAGTCAAGGAGCTATCAAGACTCATACAGGAACTATACAAATTTAATTTGAGAACACTTTTTTAGTCATATAATACTacaaaataccaaaatatttattcctcTAGCTCCTAGCGCTTGATAAAAACATGTTagcagattttgttttgttttatttaaaagtcCAAGTGAAAGATTCTGTTTTATTCATATATTATTTGAGCTTCCTGTAGCACTGTACTGTCTTATTTCATAGTATCCTATAATCATTTTATCAGTTCTGGGGTTAATTTCTCAGGGGTGGgtaaaaaactattaaattaatttcTCCTTCCAGGCATCATTGCTACAGTGCCTTTCCTATATTTCCACAGGTAATGTGAGAAGCTTCTTATAAGAACCACTTATGAGGTGTGGGAGGGGGATGCTGAAATTGCAACATCTTTATTCTGATGGTCAAAATCCTATGAAAACTCAACTTATAACCTATGAATGGAGAAGCTATTCTAAGGCTCATTCCTTCTCTGATAAAGAAAGGAGTTCTCCAAACTCCTTACTTCCTGTTGATCAAGATAAACCACTATGTTTATTAGATTGATAGATGAATTAATGGAAACCTTTGTAAAGTAGAGAAgtatgctaaattctggggataccaATCATAAAGAAGACAATTCACACACCCCCCaaccttatattctaattggaggAGACAAAACATGTAGGAAGGTTAATCTGGAAGTGATGTTAATGACAGCTTAGATTGACACCTTATTATACTGAAGAGGATATAAGAAGCAAAGGAACAAAGCAgtttaatgacttgccaaaggtcacatagatatGAATAGTAGAACACATTCAGTGTCACATCCTCTGATACTAATTTCAAAACACTGTGTACTGGGCAACTCTACATCCCTACGTTGTCTATCATCTCAAAGGCTCAACTCAAGCTACCAATTCTCTCCTACTCTCCTCTAAGCCACCCttacatttcctttctctcttatgTCTAGGGACATGGAAGGAGGGGAATGAGTATCAAGAAGAAATTGTAGATTGTCCAGTTTTTGGTAACTACTTCTTAAAGAGGGTACATGTAGtcttagaggttttttttttttagcacttttGATATCTGAAAGATAAAACATTCATcctttgaaaggaaaaacaaaatcagtGTTGCAATAGTAAGACAATAATGTGGGTTTTAGAATATTGCAACAAGTAGTAATTAGctataagaaaaaagttaatctATGATTTGAAAAGCTATATGGATTTGTTGTGCACATAGAAGATATCCATCATATTAACCATTCAATGTTCTGCAAAACTATAAGCCTAAATTTCAAAGAATGGAGGAGTAACTGAATGAAGTAATTCCAACTGAAATGTTTCTTGAGAGTTCAATAAAATAAGTTCTTCAAAGAGGAAGAATATTTCAATCATACACTCACAGAATCTGATGAGTTCTCCGCTAATTGCTCTAATTGTACTTCATAACATTATCAACAAAGTTTACTTATGGTAACTACAGATCTAATCCATCTATACAAATGCAACCCCCAACCACCTTATCACTTAGGGATTCACCTTTAGGATTCTCATGAATTAAATTAGTCATACTATATTTGATCTGATTTTATATCTCATTATCTGCTTTGCACTGTTTTTACTGTGTGGGAGAACTAAAACAACTCCATCATAGGTGTCAacccagaaacaaacaaaaaaaaatatgtgaataCCAGCAAAATGAAAGTATCTGGGTAGGAGATCTGGGTCCATGGCCTACCTCAGAGATTCCCAGCCTCTCTTTCTAGGGACatgggaggaggggaatgagTATCAAGAAGAAATTATAGATTGTCCAGTTTTTGGTAACTACTTCTTACAGAGGGTACATGTAgtcttagagatttttttttagcacttttGATATCTGAAAGATAAAACATTCATcctttgaaaggaaaaacaaaatcaatgttgCAACAGTAAGACAATAATGTGGGTTTTAGAATATTGCAACAAATAGTAATTAGctataagaaaaaagttaatctATGATTTGAAAAGCTTTATGGATTTGTTGTGCACATAGAAGATATCCATCATATTAACCATTCAATGTTCTGCAAAACTATAAGCCAAAATTTCAAAGAATGGAGGAGTAATTGAATAAAGTAATTCCAACTGAAATGTTTCTTGAGAGTTCAATAAAATAAGTTCTTCAGAGAGGAAGAATATTTCAATCATACACTCACAGAATCTGATGAGTTCTCTGCTAATTGCTCTATATGTACTTCATAACATTATCGACAAAGTTTACTTATGGTAACTACAGATCTAATCCATCTATACAAATGCAACCTCCAACCACCTTATCACTTAGGGATTCACCTTTAGGATTCTCATGAATTAAATTAGTCATACTATATTTGATCTGATCTTACATCTCATTATCTGCTTTGCACTGTTTTTTACTGTGTGGGAGAACTAAAACAACTCCATCATAGGTGTCAacccagaaacaaaacaaaacaaaaaaaaatatgtgaatactagcaaaatgaaaatatctgGGTAGGAGATCTAGGTCCATGGCCTACCTCAGAGATTCCCAGCCTCTCTTTCTTCCCAGAATTCATTTTTCATGACACAAATTGTAAGACTTCCCATCACAAACAATGCCTTCCTGCTGTGTTCTCAACATCTGTGTATCAATCATGTATTCAAGTCCACCACATTTGTCCATAGAACAGTAAACTTACTATATCTTCAAACCTCTTTGAACTGTAATCAATTGTTTTGTCCCCCTTCAACACCCCGTGAGCTAagaactccaagaaaaatattcacACACAAGTTTCAGCACTTATTTATTCCTTCCTAGTTCTATTATATTCCAATATCCTGACATCAAATTTTAGACATATTAATTTTAAGTTATCTCTGACATATTCCATTTGTAATGTCCAATGGGCACACTGTGGTTTTGGATTGAAGCTTAGGGGAGTGATtggggctagatatatagatttcaGAGTGAGCAGCACAAGAAGGAATAATTAAACCCTTGGGAGTTTATgaggacaggaagagagagagtttatagaaaaagaaaagtaggtgGTCTAGAACAGATCTTGAAGGACAATGACAGGTAGGAGCTATGATATGAATaatgaatgagaaaaagaggattatttaCTGATATATCTattataatgaaagaaaaaagaatgtgtgagaaagaaatcaagaaaattaagaattttgattttgttttctcttgatGGTGcttcatgttttgaaagaataTAACATTgttgaaaaatcaaataaaaaatttttcaTCTCATGCTATAGAGGAAAAAGCAGGtactttaaattgaaaaaagCCTCTATTATTAATAAACTAAGCACAACTTATGCTGTTATGTATTTTATAGACTAGagagaaatgactaaaaaaagaaaacaattaatagTATTTTTGCTATCTTTCACAAAGGGAGCCTGCAGTTAATTGGAGACAGGATGGGAAAAGGAATAAGTAAAAGAGGATGTGGTAATAAAGAAACTAGTATTTTAAGCCATATTAAGTAGCAGGTAAAAATAGTATAGATAGAGGTAGAACAAatatttttgtccccattttgccAGTGAAGAAATAGGGGGCAGAGAAATTAGATGACTTGCTGTAAGTTGCATAGCTAGTCAAATACACATCCAAGaaatgaatccaggtcttttaatCCTAAATTCAGTATACTTTCTCGAAAACTATCTTGAGAAGAGTCATGGAGGCAATCTTTCTTGTCTATAGAGATATTTATTGAAAGGAATCTGGAAAGGTGGCAGAGTGGGTCAGAAAGTTTTGGGCTCACCaaattccctccaaaaaaatagaaCATCACCTCAGAGCAAGCATAGAGCAGCCGAAATAAACAAGAGTCAGGATAAAAAATGTGTCCTCCAAGGAACTTGAGAAGACCTCAGGAAAGACCCAATCTCCTGGTTTGACCAGAGTCAAGTACAAATACCTCCAGGCCAATTCTGCAGAATCAACAAAGAACAAGTCCTGGGACTTGGGTTGGGAAACAGCCTCAGCCTCAGGAAACTTCGTATCACAGACACAGACAGCTGAGTGGGAGGAAATTGAAGAATCTTCCAGGGatgccaagcacagctgtgctgaaCTGGCATGGTCCAGACTGTGGCAgcagggagaaggagctagcataAGCCTGGTAAGTGTGGTAGCAAAGGGGCATGGACTCTATTGGCTATGGGCACCTGCAGGAGAGCAGTATCCCTGATTTCAATTTCAGGGAAGAGAGGCCAGCTATAGTTTGTAGCCACCAAGAGACCACAGGGAGCAAAAATGTTTACAGGACAGCATGGATGAGGGGTCCAACTGTGGCTTAGTGGTGAAGAGGAGTGATCAAGGTTGGGCCTCAGAACACAGCTCAGAATGTAGTAGTAAGAAGGACCAGCAGCTTGAGGCATCATTCCCAACACCATGGGACTAGAActtgattataataatagctgctaaaaaacaaaataaaaatgattgtaAGCAAAGGGGAAAGAACCTAACCATACAtagctactatggggatagagaagatctgggttcatattcagaggaagataatggagctaaaaaagtCTCTTAGATTTCAGTGAGAAACATCAAAtagtcccaagcacaaaaagagttcttagaagaactttaaaagcacttcaaaaattaaataagagcgattgaggaaaaaaaaatgaggaaaaaagagcaatccaagaaaatttcaaaaaaaaatgaaaattcagtcAACTGCAaacagagaatcaaaaacttgGGGATAAAATAATTCCTTGGAAACTagagttggggaaggggaaggtaatgacataataatagaagaaaaaattaaaaaagaagaaaatgtgaaacatctcatcagaaaaaacaactaatctggagaagagatcaaggagagacagtATAAGGATAGTCAGATTACCTGAAACAATAttgcaagaaattattaaagaaaattaccCCACAATTCTAAAACAAGAAGgcaagacagaaatagaaaaaatccaccgatcaccacctgaaagagatcctagaaggaaaacttacaggaatatcatagacaaagttaaggagaaaatatttcaagtaacaagaaaaaaatacataaggaTTACTAGAAGGTAATATATTGAAGCTACACAAGGATTACAAGAAGGTAATATATTGAAGCACTGTAGGTCTTAGAATACTATACTTCATAGAACAAGAGAAATGTAGTTATGACAAAGGGTAACtcacccagcaaagttaagtataaccctgaatggaaaaaaaaaggatatttaaataactgaaaaactttcaggtatttgtgacaaaaacagtagaacttaatggaaaattcaacatataagatGGAGGAAAGAATTATGGTGTTGAGGGTTGGAGGagacgaggtccaggaaccccaaaactggagttcccagatgggtcATTGAGGGGGAatgcccctcaaggacctgagtgctggagagggtcagggccatctggaatgaattcatgatctcaaacattctttaagtcaaggtggcaaaaatTTATTgtgctttacagtgggcaagagttcttagggaacctgcaaccttacagggctgtggggaaagtttaaatatgagTTCTGGGGCTAAAAATTATCAATTAGCTCTTTTGGgttgggattagggagtggttaaggggtggtcagttcttaaaggaacatgcactttttgtatctacagcgcaggtatcttacccagaattCACTGGGAGATAGCACAAGGGGGCCTAACTGGGGGCGTGGTTTTGAccatgaaacatcactaagtcaactggCAGTCACAgatgactgggaatatccaggtgacttgaatcaaatgtcttgttagacaagatgaatgtaagagagtatacctttgactatgtctaggacaTATATCagaaaggtcagtaagtagtaaatttCATTATGTCTCAGTggacagccaattagcaatacacaggaagtcggaccaataaattctataggttcagctggccacagtatcaggaggagagataagtgttttgccaaggcatgctgcccttgaactggagagaaagtgctagggccaatgctttgaagctagggagagatgttaTTTTAGAACTGGTTGTAATTTTGGAATTGGGCTCCAgacacaggcacccaagcagaggttaaggagaaatatgatgttagaattagggtcgaagcacaagcaccccatcaacgGTAAACATTAAAGATCAATTATAAGGGACTCTACATGGTCAAattgtttgcttcttttttttaatttattaatttaatttatttaatatatttagttttcagcattgattttcataaatgtttgaattactaattttctccccatttctacccacccacccactccaagatggcatatattctggttgccccgttccccagtcagccctcccttctgtcaccccactcccctcccatccccatttcctttcctctcttgtagggcaagataaatttctatgctccattgcctgtgtatcttatttcctagttgcatgtaaaaactttattttgtttttgaacatctgtttttaaaactttgagttccaaattctctcccctcttccctccccacccaccttccccaagaaggcaagcaattcaacatgtgctacatgtttatcattatgtaaaacccttctacaatactcatgttgtgaaagactaactatattttgctccttcccaacctatccccctttattgaattttctcccttgaccctgacccttttcaaaagtgattgtttttgattacctcctccccctaactgccctcccttctatcatccaaccttttttatcatcttcctccttctttcctgtggggtaagttacccaattgagtgtttatgatATTCCCTcacaagattcactccttccccctcacctgcctcctcttctcttcttacaggactgctttttcttgccacttttatgtgagaaaatttaccccattctatctctccctttctccctctctcaatatattcctctttcattccttaatttgatttaatttttaagatgtcatcccttcatagtcaactcaccctgtgccctctgtctatatatatacatatgtatatatatacatatatatgtatatatatatatatacacacacatacatgtatacatacatacacacacacacacacatatatatgtatatacacacacatatatatatatatgcatattcccttcagctaccctaatactgaggtctcatgaatcatattacctcctccccctaactgccctcccttctatcattcaaccttttttatcatcttcctccttctttcctgtggggtaagttacccaattgagtgtttataaTATTCCCTcacaagattcactccttccccctcctcttctcttcttacagaactgctttttcttgccacttttatgtgagaaaatttaccccattctatctctccctttctccctctctcaatatattcctctttcattccttaatttgattttattttttagatatcatcccttcatagtcaactcaccctgtgccctctgtctatattatatatatacacatacatgtatacatacacacacacacacacatatatatatatatatgtatatacacacacatatatatgcacattcccttcagctaccctaatactgaggtctcatgaatcatatacatcatctttccatgtaggaatgtaaacaaaacagttcaacttcagtaaatgccttgtgatttctttctcctgtttacctttttgtgcttctcttggttcttgtgtttgtaagtcaaattttctattcagttctggtctcttcactgagaaagcttgaaagtcctctattttattgaaaattcatattttgccttggagcatgatattcagttttgctgggtaggtgattcttggttttaatcctagctccattgacctccagaatatcgtattccaagcccttcgatccctaagagtagaagctgccagatcttgggttatcctgattgtgtttccacaataatcaaattgtttctctctggctgcttgcagtattttctccttgatctgggagctctggaatttggtaacaatattcctaggaattttctttttgggattttttttaaataaatttctttatttatttttagtttaccacgcacggttctacatagttttgagttccagtttttctcccctccctcccccctccctccccaagacgacatgaagtctcatataactgtcatgtataacttcacattgaattagtttatgcactagtcaagtcgtggagaagaattttgaccaatggaatgaatcatgagaaagaagaaacagaaccaaaaaaaaaaaaacaaaaaaaaaacccaaaaacaaaaacaaaagagaagcagaaaaggcaagcatgtagtgtgcctcagtctgtattcaaacttcgcagttctttgtctcgatgaagatagcattttccatcatgagtcccctggagttgtccttgccccttaggttgctgagaaaagcacagtttgtcagggttggtcctcacggaatccatatatctgtggctgtgcacaacgttctcctggctctgctccgctcactcagcattatgtcgtgtaggtttttccaagttgttatgaagtctgcatcatccccatttcttatggcacaatagtattccattaccttcatgtacaacagtttgttcagccattccccaattgatgggcatccctttgatttccaattcttggctaccacaaagagagccgctataaatattcttgtacttATGggtcttttggggatctttttgaggaagtgataggtggattctttcaatttctattttgccctgtggctctagattatcagggcagttctccttgatattttcttgaaagatatctaggctctttttttgaccatggctttcaggtagtccaataatttttaaattctctctcctggatctattttccaggtcagtggtttttccaatgagatattttacattgtcttctactttttcattcctttggttctgttttataatatcttgatttctcataaagtcactagcttccacttgctccaatctaattttgaagatagtattttcttcagtggtcttttggacctccttttccatttggctaattctgcccttcaagctattcttctcctcattggcttttgggagctcttttgccatttgagttagtctattttttaaggtgctattttcctcaatattttttttcagtatttgtttgggtctcctttagcaagtcattgacttgtttttcatggttttctctcatctcatcattctcatttctcttcccaatttttcttctacttctcttacttgcttttccaaatcctttttgagctctt
This Trichosurus vulpecula isolate mTriVul1 chromosome 2, mTriVul1.pri, whole genome shotgun sequence DNA region includes the following protein-coding sequences:
- the CARD16 gene encoding caspase recruitment domain-containing protein 16, whose amino-acid sequence is MTKQVFLVVLAVQVLTDVRKQFVESVDKSVINGLLDDMIQEKVLNQEEIEEVMNEHLTIMSRARVLIDYIIRKGSRACKSFISHIWRRDPYLAEKLQLIHLSKNGC